In Canis lupus dingo isolate Sandy chromosome 12, ASM325472v2, whole genome shotgun sequence, the following proteins share a genomic window:
- the CNR1 gene encoding cannabinoid receptor 1: MKSILDGLADTTFRTITTDLLYVGSNDIQYEDIKGDMASKLGYFPQKFPLTSFRGSPFQEKMTAGDNAQLVPADQVNITEFYNKSLSSYKENEENIQCGENFMDMECFMILNPSQQLAIAVLSLTLGTFTVLENLLVLCVILHSRSLRCRPSYHFIGSLAVADLLGSVIFVYSFVDFHVFHRKDSPNVFLFKLGGVTASFTASVGSLFLTAIDRYISIHRPLAYKRIVTRPKAVVAFCLMWTIAIVIAVLPLLGWNCKKLQSVCSDIFPLIDETYLMFWIGVTSVLLLFIVYAYMYILWKAHSHAVRMIQRGTQKSIIIHTSEDGKVQVTRPDQARMDIRLAKTLVLILVVLIICWGPLLAIMVYDVFGKMNKLIKTVFAFCSMLCLLNSTVNPIIYALRSKDLRHAFRSMFPSCEGTAQPLDNSMGDSDCLHKHANNAASVHRAAESCIKSTVKIAKVTMSVSTDTSAEAL, from the coding sequence ATGAAGTCTATCCTAGATGGCCTTGCCGATACCACCTTCCGCACCATCACCACAGACCTCCTCTACGTGGGCTCCAATGACATTCAGTACGAAGATATCAAAGGTGACATGGCATCCAAACTAGGGTACTTCCCACAGAAATTTCCTTTAACTTCCTTTAGGGGAAGTCCCTTCCAAGAAAAGATGACTGCAGGAGACAATGCCCAGTTAGTCCCAGCAGACCAGGTGAACATTACCGAATTTTACAACAAGTCCCTTTCATCCTACAAGGAGAATGAGGAGAACATCCAGTGTGGGGAGAACTTCATGGACATGGAGTGCTTCATGATTCTGAACCCCAGCCAGCAGCTGGCCATCGCCGTGCTATCCCTCACACTGGGCaccttcacagttctggagaacCTGCTGGTGCTGTGTGTCATCCTCCACTCCCGCAGCCTCCGCTGCCGGCCCTCTTACCACTTCATCGGCAGCCTGGCAGTGGCCGACCTCCTGGGGAGCGTCATATTTGTCTACAGCTTTGTTGACTTCCACGTGTTCCACCGCAAAGACAGCCCCAATGTGTTTCTTTTCAAACTGGGTGGGGTCACCGCCTCCTTCACGGCCTCTGTAGGCAGCCTGTTCCTCACGGCCATTGACAGGTACATATCTATTCACAGGCCCCTGGCTTATAAGAGGATTGTCACCAGGCCCAAGGCTGTGGTGGCATTTTGCCTGATGTGGACCATAGCAATTGTGATTGCTGTGCTGCCTCTCCTGGGCTGGAACTGCAAGAAACTGCAGTCCGTTTGCTCAGACATTTTCCCACTCATTGATGAAACCTACCTGATGTTCTGGATCGGGGTCACCAGCGTGCTGCTGCTATTTATCGtgtatgcatacatgtatatCCTCTGGAAGGCTCACAGCCACGCGGTCCGCATGATTCAGCGCGGCACCCAGAAGAGTATCATCATCCACACATCAGAGGATGGCAAGGTGCAGGTGACGCGGCCCGACCAAGCCCGCATGGACATTAGGCTGGCCAAGACCCTGGTTCTGATCCTTGTGGTTTTAATCATCTGCTGGGGCCCTCTGCTTGCGATTATGGTGTATGATGTCTTTGGGAAGATGAACAAGCTCATTAAGACGGTATTTGCGTTCTGCAGTATGCTCTGTCTGCTGAATTCCACCGTGAACCCCATCATCTACGCTCTGCGGAGCAAGGACCTGAGACATGCTTTCCGGAGTATGTTCCCCTCGTGTGAAGGCACCGCACAGCCTCTTGATAACAGCATGGGGGACTCGGACTGCCTGCACAAACACGCCAACAACGCAGCCAGTGTTCACAGGGCCGCAGAGAGCTGCATCAAGAGCACGGTCAAGATTGCCAAGGTGACCATGTCTGTGTCCACAGACACGTCTGCCGAGGCTCTGTGA